In Palaeococcus ferrophilus DSM 13482, the genomic window GGGCTTTTTCTCGATTTTAACCTCCCTGTCCGCGAAGTCCTTAACGGTCAGGGGGTAGTGCGTGGGAGCTATTGTTTCCGTAACGGTTTCCGTGGTTTTAACCTGCTGTGTGACGGTCTGCGTCGTGCCGTTCCCTATGCAACCGCTCACGAGGACGGCAAAGACCAAAAGGGCTACTCCAAGGAACCTCAGCCTTTTCATTCCAACCACCTGGATTATTTGTCCAGTATGCGTGGGGGCAAAGGGTATATAAACCTATTGGATAAAAATGCCAGCCGGTGATAGCATGTTCGTGCTCGTGCTTGGGAACACAGAGGTTAGCACAATACCGGGAATAAGCGTTGCTGGAGCCACACCGGAGCTCACAAAGCTCACCCCTCCGGCCGATGCGGAGTTTTTGTTTTTTGAGAAGCCGAGGATCGTTGATGTCATTCCCGTGACGCCCGAGGGTCATCCAACTCCTGCCATAATAACGAAGGCCGCGAGGGAACTCGCGGGATTTCCCGTCATGGTGGTCAGGGGAGGGACGTACCTGGCACCGCTGATCCCTCACGTCCACATAAGCGATGCCGTTGGGAGGGACTTTCGGAAGGGGCCGGCCCTTCCGGAGGCGGGGGAGATAATAGCCCGCGCCAAACTTTTTGGAGAAGAACTTGGCAAGGCCCCCCTAAAAGAGCTGGTTATAGGTGAATCAACTCCCGGGGGAACCACTACCGCCCAGGCCGTTCTCTGGGCACTTGGATACGACGCCAAAACAAGTTCTGCCGCCCCCGAGAACCCACAGAGCCTCAAGGAGGAGGTCATAAATGAAGGCTTCAAAAGGGCCGGGGTAGAGAGGGGCTCCCTCGAGGACAGGCCCCTCGAAGCGCTCAGACAGTTTGGAGACCCTATGA contains:
- the cobT gene encoding nicotinate mononucleotide-dependent phosphoribosyltransferase CobT; translation: MPAGDSMFVLVLGNTEVSTIPGISVAGATPELTKLTPPADAEFLFFEKPRIVDVIPVTPEGHPTPAIITKAARELAGFPVMVVRGGTYLAPLIPHVHISDAVGRDFRKGPALPEAGEIIARAKLFGEELGKAPLKELVIGESTPGGTTTAQAVLWALGYDAKTSSAAPENPQSLKEEVINEGFKRAGVERGSLEDRPLEALRQFGDPMMVTVVGLALGFKGQVVLAGGTQMLAVSALLKALGEEVGRFMIATTRWVLSDGSATFSSTAREIGVMTYSADLDFSKSEFKGLRDYERGYVKEGVGAGGATWLAIKAGFSPEDVSAKVEELYRGLMEMKAP